The genomic region AACTACCTTATGAAATAGATGGAGTAGTGGTAAAGGTAAATAGTTTTCAGCATCAAGAAGAATTGGGCTATACGGCTAAGGCACCGCGATGGGCCATGGCTTATAAATTCAAGGCAGAACAAGTATCTACATCTTTAGAAAGCATCGCATACCAAGTAGGAAGAACGGGTGCCATAACCCCTGTTGCCAATTTAAAACCTGTTTTATTGGCAGGAACAACGGTAAAAAGGGCGTCGTTGCACAATGCAGATCAAATAGAAAAATTGGACGTGCGTATTAACGATGAAGTTTTTGTTGAAAAGGGCGGAGAGATCATTCCCAAAATTGTAGGGATCGATTTTACCAAACGATCACCAGATGCATCGCCTGTGGATTACATTCAAAATTGCCCAGAATGTAATACGCCACTCATTAGAAAGGAAGGGGAGGCGCAGCATTATTGTCCGAACACCTATGGTTGTCCGCCACAAATTACGGGTCGTATACAGCATTTTATATCGAGAAAAGCTATGGATATTGAAGGTTTAGGGGGCGAGACGGTGGAGTTGCTTTTTAAAGAAGGCCTTATCGATAATTATGCAGATCTTTATACATTGACCAAAGAGGATGTAATACCGCTTGAGCGAATGGCCGAAAAATCGGCAGAAAATTTAGTAAAAGGAGTAGAGAAGTCTAAAGAAATTCCTTTTGAAAGAGTATTATTTGCTTTGGGAATACGTTTTGTTGGCGAAACCGTCGCTAAAAAATTAGCAAAGGAATACAAGTCCATCGATGCACTTATTCAGGCTTCTGCAGGAGAATTGATTTTGGTGGATGAAATAGGGATAAAAATTGCGGAAAGCGTTGTTGAGTTTTTTCAGAATGAGAAGAATATAGAAATTATAAACAGATTAAGGGAATATGGCGTTCAACTAGAAATATCTGCGGAACAACTTGAAAATATTACTGAAAAATTTAAAGGTATTACTTTCGTGGTTTCGGGGGTTTTTGAGAAAGTATCTAGAAACGAACTTAAGAAACTAATTGAAGACAATAGCGGGAAAGTAGCGTCGTCCATATCTTCCAAAACGAGCTATGTTGTCGCTGGGGACAATATGGGGCCGAGTAAGAAAGAAAAGGCAGAGAAATTGAACATTCCTATAATTTCCGAAGATGAATTTTTAGATATGCTGTAAAAGTATGGAGCAAAATAATATGCTAAAACTTTTCTTTGGTTTTAGTTTAGTTTACTTAGTGTCGCGGGTTTTCGAGTTGGACCTCATTGCAAATATTGCAAAAGCGAGTTTAATCCCTCTTGTTTTTTTAAATTACTACCTATCTAAAAAAAGAATAGAGATTGTACCAGTTGTAATTCTTTTGTTTTGCTTCTTGGGAGATTTATTCACCATGCATTTAACTCCTTTTACCACGCGTGCTTTTTTAATCTGCTACGGAATTAGTTTTCTAGTATTTGCTGTTATTTGTTTTCGTGCCATTCATGATTTCGATGTTAAGAAGCTTATATTTTCAGCTGTGCCGGTGATTGTACTTTGGTTTATTTACTTCAATTATTCCATAAAGGATATTTTTGGGGAACAAATGGGAGATCTTTACCCTTATATTATTATTTATTCCATAGTACTTAGTGCTTTTACCATTATCTCATTGGTGAACTATTTCAATAACGAGCAAAAGGTAAATTTATACCCCGTGATGGTTTCTGTATCTTTTTTAATTGCAGATATTATGACGGCCATTCATAACTTTATAGTTCCCTTGTTTTTCTATTCCGTTACTGCCGTGTTGTTAAAGGTGGTTTGCTATTTCTTTTTGCTAAGGTTTATAAAAGCCTTTCATTTTAAACGCTTATACTAACACCGTTGGAGGACAATTCATCCGTTTCAAAATAGAAATCGATTCTACCGAGGTAAATACCGTAGCAACCTACTTGGTTAATAAGAAGTTGTTTTCCTTTTCTGTTGATCTCCACCACTGGCTTATCCATAAAGGTATGGGTATGTCCACCGATAATTAGATCTATATCTTCGGTTTTCTGTGCTAAAACTACATCAGAAACTTTATCGTAAGCATATTTATAACCTAAATGGGAAAGGCAAATTACCAAATCACACTTTTTATCCTTTTTTAATTCTTTGGTAATATCCTGTGCCTTCTCAACAGGGTCTAAATATTTGGTTTCCTTGTATAAATCCTTGCTTACAAGTCCGTCGAGTTCTATCCCTAAACCAAAAACCCCAATTTTAAGTCCGTTTTTATTAAAAATTCGGTAAGGATTTACCTTTTCGTCCAAAACGGTGTTGGAAAAATCATAGTTGGCATTAAGAAGATCAAACTTAGCGTTTGGTAATTGAGCATACAATCCTTCTATTCCATTATCAAAATCATGATTACCTATGGTAGCAGCATCGTATTGAAGCATGCTCATTAACTTGAATTCAATTTCACCACCATAAAAATTAAAATAGGGGGTACCTTGAAAAATATCCCCTGCGTCCAATAATAATGTGTTTGGATTTTCTTTTCTAATGGACTCTATTAAATGGGCTCTTCTTGCCACACCACCAGCATTCGGGTTACGGGTATCGTTGGCCGGAAACGGATCGATATGACTATGCACATCGTTAGTATGAAGAATGGTAAGGTGTTTTTTGTTTTTAGTATTACAAGCACTCAACGACAATCCTCCGGCGGTTATAAAGGCCGTACTGGCAATAGTATTATTTAAAAACTGTCTTCTTTTCATTCTTCTAGATTTTAATAAAGCGGTTGTCGGTTTGTGCCCGTATGGTGTCTATTTTTTCGAAATAGTCAATAAGCTCATTGCGCAAAAGATAATCAATGTCGGTAGCGCTCTCGGGGTTTTTAAAAAAATCCATATGATCACCCCCGGTGGCCAGATAATCAGAGGTAGCTACGAAATAAGTTGTATCGGTTTGGAGCGGTTTTCCATTGATAGTAACACTTTTTACGGAGTTATTATCATTTAAAATTAATTGAAACTGCTTACTTACCGGATGCGCCGTATTGCTTTTGGCTAAATAACTAACAAGATCCTTTATTTTATTGGCGGAAAGTTCGAGTACAACCACTTTATTTTCAAAAGGCATGATCTCGTAGGCCGTTCGTCTACTCACATTACCTTTAGACATGGTTGCGCGGATTCCTCCGTGATTCAGTAAAACAAAATCAATATTTTCACCCGTTCTCTTTTTAAAAATCGGATTGGATTGTTCAAAAGTAATATCCGCCATTAAATTACCGATAGACGAATTTAGGTTTCCGTCGTTTTTCGCCAGAGGTGTAGGGTTGTACGCAAGGGGTTCGTCTAAAACCTCTTCTATATGTTCGCGGTAGGGTGCTACAAAATCTTCAATACTATCAACGCTTTTAATGGAATCGGTAATCTTAATTTCTTTTCCAGAGATCTTATGAGGTTGATTTGATTTCTGTTGACAGGAAATGAAACTTATGATTGTTATAAATATAACAAAATGTTTCGTTTTATTACGCATAAGATTCTTAATTTTAATATCAAGATGTATTGAAAGTTTTACATTTGCAAAAATAACAGAATTGTAAATGATTTTTAAAGGCCTTAAAGAAAAATCAATAAAAAAAGCAATACAATCGGCGCTTGTAAAACCCAAAACGGGCAACCAAGGAAATGATGTAATACGTTCTTTAGCAATCGTTATAAATTACGATAAACTGGTAGATTACAAACCACTTTTAGATATAGCCAAAGCTATAAATGTAGATAATGAGAATGTATTTATAGTTGGTTACGTGGAAAAAGTCTATAAAAATGTAAACTATCTTATTCCAGTATTTTCAGATGTTTCTTTTGGAATGAAAGGAGCTTTGAAAACGTCAGAGATGGAGGAATTTTTAAGACGCGAGTACGATATAGTGATTAATTATTATTCAGAAGATAATATTTATTTACAGTTGGTTTCCTCTTTGGTGAAAAGTAATCTTAAGGTTGGAATTAATAACGATGAAGCGGGAATAAACGATTTAGTGTTGAAGGTAAATGAGAAGGATTTTTCGCAGTTCACGAAAGAGCTGGTAAAATACCTCACCATTTTAAAAAAGATATAAGTATGTCAAAGTTTTTAGGAACAGGAGTAGCTTTAGTAACTCCCTTTAGAGAAGATTTAAGCGTAGATGTAGATGCGCTTATAAGCATTGTAAACCACGCTATTAATGGTGGTGTGGAATATTTGGTGGTATTGGGTACCACCGCGGAATCTGCGACACTTTCCATAGAAGAAAAACAGCTTGTAAAGCAAACTATAATAAATGCAAATAATGGACGTGTTCCATTGGTAGTGGGTGTTGGTGGTAATAATACTGCAGAAGTGGTAAACGAATTGCAAACGAGCGATTTATCGGACTTCGATGCTATTTTGAGTGTATCCCCATATTACAACAAGCCAACTCAAGAAGGCATTTATCAACATTTTAAAGCGATTGCTGCAGTTTCTCCGTTGCCGATAATACTTTACAATGTTCCGGGAAGAACAGGATCGAATGTTTTGCCCAAAACAATTATTAGGTTGGCAAACGATTTTAAGAATATTATCGGGGTCAAAGAGGCTGCTGGGGATATTGTTCAGGCTATGAAGCTTATTAAAGATAAACCGAAAGATTTTTTAGTGATTTCTGGGGACGATATGATAACCCTACCGATGGTGCTAGTTGGTGGAGCGGGAGTTATCTCTGTAATCGGACAAGGGTTACCAAAGGAATTTTCTTCCATGGTGCGTTATGCACTTCGCGGAAATTTAGACGATGCCAATCACATCCATTTTCAGTTGATGGATATTATAGAATATATTTTTGAAGAAGGAAATCCTGCCGGGATTAAAGCAGTGTTTGAAACCCTAGGGCTAAGCACAGCCCTAACCCGACTTCCTCTAATGCCTGCTTCGGAAACATTAAAAAGTAAAATACGAAGTTTCCCATTGTTGGCTACCAACAAAATAAAAGGATAGCAAAATTCTAAGAAAAGAATATTTTAACCCCGGCTTAAGGTCGGGGTTTTTTTGTGGACACTTCTTCAATAAATATGATTAAGGTAATTGGGAGATAAAATGAAGTCCTTTAAAACCAGTACATTTTTAATGAAATACTGCACACCTAATTGCACACCTATTATATGGTTTTGAATGAAATCAAACAAATGAAAAAAAACAAAAAACACTGAAAATCAGCAGATTAACAGTGTTTTGTTTTAACCTATTTTTAGGTTCGTCGGGATGACAGGATTTGAACCTGCGACCACACGCACCCCATGCGTGTACGCTACCAGACTGCGCCACATCCCGAATTATTTCAAGGCGATTTAAAACATTGGTTGTATAAAACTTCTGTTTCTTGCCGTGGGTAGCGTGTATGCTACTCCCGAAGCATCGGGACGCCACATCCCGAATTATTTCAAGGCGATTTAAAACATTGGTTGTATAAAACTTCTGTTTCTTGCCACGGGTAGCGTGTACGCTACTCCCGAAGCATCGGGACGCCACATCCCGAATTATTTCAAGGCGATTTAAAACATCCGTTATATAAAACTTTTGTTTCTTGCCATGGGAAGCGCGTACGCTACTCCCGAGGCATCGGGACACCACATCCCGAATTATTTCAAGGCGATTTAAAACATTGGTTGTATAAAACTTCTGTTTCTTGCCAGGGGTAGCGTGTATGCTAC from Galbibacter sp. BG1 harbors:
- the dapA gene encoding 4-hydroxy-tetrahydrodipicolinate synthase, with protein sequence MSKFLGTGVALVTPFREDLSVDVDALISIVNHAINGGVEYLVVLGTTAESATLSIEEKQLVKQTIINANNGRVPLVVGVGGNNTAEVVNELQTSDLSDFDAILSVSPYYNKPTQEGIYQHFKAIAAVSPLPIILYNVPGRTGSNVLPKTIIRLANDFKNIIGVKEAAGDIVQAMKLIKDKPKDFLVISGDDMITLPMVLVGGAGVISVIGQGLPKEFSSMVRYALRGNLDDANHIHFQLMDIIEYIFEEGNPAGIKAVFETLGLSTALTRLPLMPASETLKSKIRSFPLLATNKIKG
- a CDS encoding bifunctional metallophosphatase/5'-nucleotidase is translated as MKRRQFLNNTIASTAFITAGGLSLSACNTKNKKHLTILHTNDVHSHIDPFPANDTRNPNAGGVARRAHLIESIRKENPNTLLLDAGDIFQGTPYFNFYGGEIEFKLMSMLQYDAATIGNHDFDNGIEGLYAQLPNAKFDLLNANYDFSNTVLDEKVNPYRIFNKNGLKIGVFGLGIELDGLVSKDLYKETKYLDPVEKAQDITKELKKDKKCDLVICLSHLGYKYAYDKVSDVVLAQKTEDIDLIIGGHTHTFMDKPVVEINRKGKQLLINQVGCYGIYLGRIDFYFETDELSSNGVSISV
- a CDS encoding DUF6913 domain-containing protein gives rise to the protein MIFKGLKEKSIKKAIQSALVKPKTGNQGNDVIRSLAIVINYDKLVDYKPLLDIAKAINVDNENVFIVGYVEKVYKNVNYLIPVFSDVSFGMKGALKTSEMEEFLRREYDIVINYYSEDNIYLQLVSSLVKSNLKVGINNDEAGINDLVLKVNEKDFSQFTKELVKYLTILKKI
- the ligA gene encoding NAD-dependent DNA ligase LigA, producing MNIATKIASLRKELSQHNYNYYVLDSPEISDFEFDSKLKELQELEAAHPEYFDTNSPTVRVGGMVTKNFETVVHTYRMYSLDNSYSKEDLEDWEKRIQRILGDVKVEFTCELKYDGASMSLTYEDGLLVRAVTRGDGFQGDEVTNNVKTIRSVPLKLKADFPPKFDIRGEIILPLEGFAKMNQERIEAGEDPYMNPRNTASGSLKLQDSAEVAKRPLECLLYNIVGENLGVSSQFESLVKAKEWGFKVPEVAKLCKNTSEVLEFVDYWDQHRHELPYEIDGVVVKVNSFQHQEELGYTAKAPRWAMAYKFKAEQVSTSLESIAYQVGRTGAITPVANLKPVLLAGTTVKRASLHNADQIEKLDVRINDEVFVEKGGEIIPKIVGIDFTKRSPDASPVDYIQNCPECNTPLIRKEGEAQHYCPNTYGCPPQITGRIQHFISRKAMDIEGLGGETVELLFKEGLIDNYADLYTLTKEDVIPLERMAEKSAENLVKGVEKSKEIPFERVLFALGIRFVGETVAKKLAKEYKSIDALIQASAGELILVDEIGIKIAESVVEFFQNEKNIEIINRLREYGVQLEISAEQLENITEKFKGITFVVSGVFEKVSRNELKKLIEDNSGKVASSISSKTSYVVAGDNMGPSKKEKAEKLNIPIISEDEFLDML
- a CDS encoding 5'-nucleotidase C-terminal domain-containing protein — encoded protein: MRNKTKHFVIFITIISFISCQQKSNQPHKISGKEIKITDSIKSVDSIEDFVAPYREHIEEVLDEPLAYNPTPLAKNDGNLNSSIGNLMADITFEQSNPIFKKRTGENIDFVLLNHGGIRATMSKGNVSRRTAYEIMPFENKVVVLELSANKIKDLVSYLAKSNTAHPVSKQFQLILNDNNSVKSVTINGKPLQTDTTYFVATSDYLATGGDHMDFFKNPESATDIDYLLRNELIDYFEKIDTIRAQTDNRFIKI
- a CDS encoding lysoplasmalogenase family protein, which encodes MLKLFFGFSLVYLVSRVFELDLIANIAKASLIPLVFLNYYLSKKRIEIVPVVILLFCFLGDLFTMHLTPFTTRAFLICYGISFLVFAVICFRAIHDFDVKKLIFSAVPVIVLWFIYFNYSIKDIFGEQMGDLYPYIIIYSIVLSAFTIISLVNYFNNEQKVNLYPVMVSVSFLIADIMTAIHNFIVPLFFYSVTAVLLKVVCYFFLLRFIKAFHFKRLY